The Cetobacterium sp. 8H DNA window AACTTGGTGAAATTAGAAGTAGAAGAGTGGCGAATTGTTTAAAAGAGCAAAAGGTTTTAATCGATATGTGGGATGTGAAAGGTCAAAGTACAGCCAAAAGAGCCTTGGAGATATCTGCTGCAGGTGGTCATAATATAATAATGGTTGGAGCCCCAGGAAGTGGAAAATCGATGTTGGCAAAAAGATTGATTACTATATTACCACCAATGTCTGAAAAAGAGATTATAGAAACTACAAAAATTTATAGTGTGTCAGGAGAACTAGATGAGAAAAATCCAATTATAGTGAATAGACCATTTAGAGACCCTCATCATACCTCTACAGCCACTTCAATAATAGGTGGTGGAAGAATTCCAAAACCAGGGGAGATTAGCTTATCAAACAATGGAGTTTTGTTTTTAGATGAGTTTACAGAGTTTGATAGAGTGGTGACTGAAAGTTTGAGAGAACCTTTAGAAGAAAAAAGAATATCGATAACAAGAAGTTTAGGCAAGATGGAGTTCCCGGCGAAAATGATATTTGTAGCAGCTTGTAATCCATGTCCTTGTGGAAATGGATTTGATGAAGATCTATGTACATGTACCCCTTTTGATATAAGAAGATATGCAAAAAAATTATCTGGCCCAATAATAGATAGAATAGATTTATATATTGAAATCTATCGTTTGAATGAGAATGAGATTTTGAAAGATAGCCGTGGAGATAGATCAGAATTAATAAGAGAAAGAGTTCTAGAAGCACGAATAATTCAAAATGATAGATTTGGTCAAGAAAAATTGAATGCAGACATGCTTAATCAAGATATTGAAAAATACTGTATCTTAGACAAGGAGTGTGAAAAAATAATAAGAGGAGCTATAAGAAGTTTAAATTTGTCGATGAGAACGTATCACAAAATATTAAAAGTGGCTAGAACAATTGCGGATTTAAGTGGAAGTAAAAACATAGAAAAGCCACATTTAATGGAAGCAATAACTTATAGGAAAAATTAATTTAAAAAAAAATAAAAAAAGTTTGACATAATAATGAAAAAGGTGTATATTATTGTTGTGAACAGAATTGTAATGATTACAAATTAAAAATAAAAACAAAAATGAAAAATTATAATAAAATTAATTATTTGAGGAGGATTTTAGAATGGCAAAAGTAAAATGTACAGTATGTGGAGAAGTATTTGAAGAGGCTTTAGGGGCATGTCCTTTATGTAAAGTTGGATTAGATAAATGTGTAGCTTATGATGAAACAGCAGGAAGAGTTTGGGCAACTGAGCATAAAGTAGGAGAAGGATTAGCTTGTAATGATGAAGAGATCATAGAAGGATTAAGAGCTAACTTCACTGGTGAGTGTATGGAAGTTGGAATGTACTTAGCAATGGCTAGAGTAGCAGATAGAGAAGGATACCCAGAAGTTGCAGAAGCATATACAAGAATAGCTTTTGAGGAAGCTGGACACGCTGCAAGATTTGCTGAGTTATTAGGAGAAGTAGTAACTGATTCAACTGAAGAGAACTTAAAAAGAAGAGTAGAAGCAGAATACGGAGCAACTTCAGGAAAGTTTGATATCGCAAAAAGAGCAAAGCAATTAGGACTTGATGCTATCCATGATACAGTTCATGAAATGGCGAAAGACGAAGCTAGACATGGAAGAGCATTCTTAGGATTATTAGAGAGACATTTCCAAAAATAAGAATTTAAATCAAAGAGTACTTAACAAGTTGAGTTAAGTACTCTTTTTCGTTTATTGAAGTTTTAAGAGTATTATGATACTATTAAGATATTATAATACTGGAAAAGGTGAGAAATTTGGGGAAAATAATTTATGTAACAGGTGGAGCTAGAAGTGGGAAAAGTAGTTATGCAGAAGAGTTAATTTTTGATAGCAAAAAAGAGCGGATTTATATAGCGACTTCAATAGCATTTGATGGTGAAATGAAAGAAAGAGTAAGACTTCATAAATTACAGCGTGGGGAAGAGTGGGTTACGATTGAAGCTTATAAGGGTATTACAAAATATTTAGAAGCTTATAAAAATAAAGAAATGATTATTCTTTTAGATTGTTTAACGAATTTGGTTAGTAATAATATGATTTTAGAAGTTGAAAGAGATTGGGATAATATTTCTCAAGAGGAATTATCTGAAATAGAAAAAGAAATTGAAGTTCAAGTTATAAGAATTTTAGAATTTATTAAAGAAAGTAAACTTGATATGGTTGTTGTTTCAAATGAGATTGGTATGGGAGTTGTTCCTCCTTATGCTTTAGGAAGATATTTCAGAGATATCTGTGGAAGAATGAATCAATTGGTTGCAAAAAAATCAGATGAAGCTCATCTAGTAGTTTCAGGTTTAAAAATAAAATTAAAATAGAGTTTGGAGGAAGATATGAAGGGATTAGCATTACTTTTTAAATTTATGACAAGGTTACCATTTCCTGGTGGAAACAATTTTGACTCAAAAGAGTTAGGTAAAGGAATGAAGTGGTTTCCAGTTGTAGGTATGGTCATAGGTGTGATAAATTTAATAGTAGCAACTGTATTAGAAGGATTTATACCATCACCATTATTGATGTCAATTATTCTGGTAACACTTGATGTAATAATGACAGGTGGACTTCATTTGGATGGTTTAGCTGATACTTTTGATGGAATTTTTAGTTATAGAAGTAAACAAAAGATGTTAGAAATAATGAAAGACTCTAGAGTAGGGACAAATGGTGTATTAGTTTTGATACTATATTTTATATTTAAAATAGCATTTTTAATGGAAACATCAGAATTATTTGGAGTTAGTCAAGGTGTAATAATGCTAATAGTACCTGTTTTATCAAGAATTAATAGTGTTGTTAACTGTACATTTGAACCTTATGCAAGAGCGAGTGGTATGGGGAAAACATTTGTAGATAATACTGACGGAATGGGGTTGGGTATTTCATATTTGACAGTAACAGCATTTTTATACCTAGTATCAATTTATTTTAATCTTCCATTTGTTAGCTTATTTATAATTTTAAATATAATGACAGCAACAGGATTTTTCTTTGGAAAATTAATAACTAAAAAAATTGGTGGAATAACTGGTGATACTTTAGGAGCATTATTAGAACTTTCATCAGTTTTATCTTTAGTACTTATGTATGTAATGCTGTAGGTGAAAAATGGGGAAAATTATTTTGGTTAGACACGGAGAAACAGAACTAAATACAGCAGGAATATTTTTTGGAGTAATGGATCCTGAACTTACTGAAAAAGGGATTGAGCAAGCAAAAAGAGCAAAAAAAATCTTAGAAGACTTAGAGTATCATAAAATTTATACCAGCGATTTAAAAAGAGCAAAAGAAACAGCTGAAATTATAAATTATAAAAATATAGATATGGTATTAACCGAAGATTTAAGAGAGATAAATTTTGGAATATTTGAAGGGTATAAATATGAAGAGCTTTTAGAAAAATATCCAATTGAAGTAAAAAAGAGTCAAGAGGACTGGAAAAATTATAACTATGAAACAGGAGAAAGTGTTTTACAGTTACAGAAAAGAGCGATCAATTTTATTGAAAAAGAGTTAGATTTATATAAAAATACAGTTTTAGTAACTCATTGGGGAGTTATAAATACAATACTAAGTTATTATTTTTCAGATGGATTAGATGCATATTGGAAATTTAGTGTAAAAAATGGCGGGATAGTCATCATAGAATTTTCAGATGGATATCCAATTTTAAAAGGATTCAATATAGGGGGATAAAGAAGTTGAAGGAAATTAAAGAGATTCAAAAGAATATACAGGGTGTAGATGAAGAGGCAAAGAGAATTTGTAAACAAATTTTGGACTCAAGAATGAAACCAGAGAAAAGTCTAGGAGTATTAGAAGATTTATCAATGAAAGTTGCAGGAATAACTGGAAAACCGTTGAATGAACTAAAAAGAGGATGTCATTTTATAGCATCAGCAGATAATGGAGTTATAGAAGAGGGTGTGTCATCTTGTCCTCTTGAATATACAAGAATAGTTTCTGAAGCAATGCTGAGTTCATTTGCAGCGATAGGAATTTTATGTAAAAACTTAGATATTCCATTAAATCTTATAGATGTAGGAATAAAAGGGGATATTTTAAGAAGTTATGAGAATCTATATATAAAAAAAGTAGCATATGGAACTAAAAATTTTGTAAATGAACCTGCAATGAGTGAAGAAGAGGTTAGAAAAGCAATAAATATAGGAATAGAGATGATAAGAACTAAAAAAGAGTTTGATTTTTATTCTAATGGAGAGATGGGAATTGCAAACACAACAACAAGTTCTGCAATATTGTATGCTTTAACTAAGGAGGATATAGATAAAGTTGTAGGAATTGGTGCTGGTCTTTCAGATGAGGGATTCGCAAAAAAGAAAAAAGTAATAGCTGAAGCCTGTCAAAAATATGATCTATTTAATAAAGAGCCATTAGAGGTTCTAAGAACTGTTGGAGGGTTAGATATAGCTTGTATGGTAGGTCTTTATTTTGGAGCTGCAATGGAGAGAAAACCAATGCTAATAGATGGGTTTATATCGGCTGTAGCGGCTCTTGTAGCAACAAGAATAGAACCTAAGGTTAAAGATTATATTATTGGAACTCATATGAGTGAAGAACCAGGTATGAAAGTTGTTATGAAAGCTTTAGATTTAAATACATTTTTAAATATGGAAATGCGTTTAGGAGAGGGAACTGGAGCAGTTTTAGCACACCCGATTTTAAAAGCAGCTGTAGAAATTCCAAAAATAATGAAAACTAGAGACGAAGTTTATAAAATATTTCAATAAAAGTAATAAGGGGTGGTAAATTTGGAAAATAACCAAATGCAAGGACACCGAAAGAGATTACGAGAGAAGTATTTAAAAATAGGATACAAAGGATTTGCAGACTATGAAATTTTAGAATTAATTTTGACTTATTCGATAAAATTGAGAGATTGTAAAAGCATAGCTAAAGATTTATTATCTAGATTTAAAACTATTGAAAAAGTTCTTAAAGCTGAAATCAATGATTTGCAAAAAGTAGATGGAATAGGAAAAGAAACTGCAATTTATTTAAAAGTTTTAGGAGATGTAACTTTAAATCAATTTTATAAAAATATTCATAAGATGGATATAGTTTCTTTAAAAGGAAAAAATGAATTAATAAACTATTTAAAGGGTGATGTTGGTTTTTTAAAAAGTGAAGAGTTTAAAGTTGTATATTTAAGCAGTGATAATAAAATAGTTTGTGATGAGATACTTTTTAAAGGAACAATTGATAGAAGTGTGGTTTATCCAAGAAAAATAATGGAAAGAGCCATAGATAATAGAGCTAAGGGTATAATATTTGCACATAATCATCCAAGTGGAAATTTAACACCTTCTAAAAAAGACATAGAGTTAACTTTAGAAATGCAAGAAATTTTAGAAAAAGTTGATATAAAGCTTTTAGATCATATAATTGTTAGTGAGGATTCGTATTTTAGTTTTTATGAAAATGGATTAATAGAATATTTTTAACTTTTGCCCTCTTATTAATTAAGAGGGTCTTTTACTAAGGAGTGAGAAATGTGTTAGATAAAATTATAATAAAAGGTGCCAGAGAGCATAATCTGAAAAATTTTGATGTAGAGATTCCAAAATACAAATTTGTTGTAGTAACTGGAGTGAGTGGAAGTGGAAAATCTTCATTAGCTTTTGATACCATATATTCTGAAGGGCAAAGAAGATATGTAGAAAGTTTATCCGCATATGCAAGGCAGTTTATTGGACAGATGAAAAAGCCCGAAGTGGACAGCATAGAAGGATTAGCACCCGCGATATCAATAGAACAAAAGACTACAAATAAAAACCCAAGATCAACAGTTGGAACAGTTACAGAGATATATGATTATATGAGACTTTTATTTGCCCATATTGGCGAGGCTCACTGTCCTATCTGTGGGAAAGTTGTTGAAAGACAAAGTGTTGACGAGATTGTAGAAAATATTTATGAAAAGTTTAAAAATGAAGACAAGTTAATGATAATGAGTCCAGTTGTAAAAGATAAAAAAGGAACTCATAAAAATCTATTTTTAAATTTAGTAAAAAAAGGTTTTGTAAGAGCAAGAGTTAATGGTGAAATATTATATTTAGAAGAGGAAATTAATTTAGATAAAAATAAAAAACATAATATAGAAGTTGTTGTGGATAGAATTGTAGTGGATAAGGAAGATGAAGAATTTAAGAGCCGTTTAACTCAAAGTATAGAGCAAGCAATAGAGTTATCAGAAGGAAAAGTAATAATTAATTCAGGAAAAGATGAATACATATATAGTGAAAATTTTTCTTGTCCAGATCACGAAGACATAAGTATTCCTGATTTGACACCGAGATTATTTTCTTTTAATGCTCCGTTTGGAGCTTGTCCTGAATGTAAGGGAATAGGAAAAAAATTAGAAATAGATGAAAGTCGTTTGATAGAGGATGAGAATTTATCAATATTAAAGGGCGGTATTTATGTTCCTGGTGCAGCTTCAGCTAAAAAGGGGTATGCTTGGACAATATTTGAATCTATGGCAAATAAATATAATATAGATTTAGAAAAACCTGTAAAAGATTTATCAAAAGATGAAATAGATATAATATTTTATGGAACAAATGGAGAAAAATTTAGAGTGGATTATGATTCGAAAGAATTTAGTTTTCATGGTGAAAAAGATTATGAAGGAATTGTTAAAAATTTAGAAAGAAGATACAACGAATCATTTTCAGAAAGCACTAGAGAAGAGATAGAAAATCGTTTTATGATTGATAGAATTTGTAAAGTTTGTAATGGAAAGAGACTAAAACCTGAGGTTTTAGCAGTTACAGTTTATAATAAAAATATAATAGAAATAACAGAGATGAGTATAAAGGAATCACTTTTATTTTTTGAGAATATTCAACTTACAGAAAAAGAGAAACAAATTGCTTCTGAAATATTAAAAGAGATAAAAGAAAGAATAAGTTTTATGATAAATGTTGGATTAGATTATTTAAGTTTATCAAGAGAAACAAAAACTCTTTCCGGAGGAGAGTCACAAAGAATAAGACTGGCTACACAGATTGGTTCTGGACTTACAGGGGTACTTTATGTTTTAGACGAACCGAGTATAGGTTTACATCAAAGAGATAATGATAAATTATTATTAACATTAAATAGACTAAAAGATCTAGGAAATACATTGATTGTAGTCGAGCATGATGAAGATACAATGCATCAAGCGGACTATATACTTGATATGGGACCAGGTGCTGGAAGTTTTGGAGGAGAGATTGTAGCTGAAGGAACACCTGATGAAATTATGGATAATCCAAATTCTATGACTGGAAGATATTTAAAAGGTGAAATAGAAATTCCAGTGCCAAAAATGAGAAGAGAACCCCAAGGATATATCTCTTTAAAAGGTGCTAAGGGTAATAATTTGAAAAATATAGATGTAGAAATTCCATTAGGAATACTTACTGTTGTAACAGGAGTGAGTGGAAGTGGAAAATCGACTCTTATAAATCAAACACTATATCCAATATTGTTTAATAAACTAAATAAAGGTAAGCTTTATCCTTTAGAATATAAAACAATTGAAGGCGTTGAACAACTAGATAAGGTTATAGATATAGATCAGAGCCCGATTGGAAGAACTCCACGTTCAAACCCAGCGACATATACAAAAGTTTTTGATGATATAAGAGATATTTTTTCTCAAACGAAAGATGCAAAATCTAGAGGCTATTCAAAAGGAAGATTCTCATTTAATGTAAAAGGTGGAAGATGTGAAGCTTGTCAGGGAGCTGGAATAATAAAAATTGAAATGAATTTTTTACCGGATGTATATGTTGAGTGTGAGGTTTGTAGAGGGAAAAGATATAATAGAGAGACTTTAGAGGTTTATTATAAAGGAAAAAATATATCGGATGTTTTAGATATGAGCGTGGGAGAAGCTTATGATTTCTTTAAAACGATTCCTAGCTTAGAAAGAAAATTGAAAGTTTTAGTTGATGTTGGACTTGACTACATAAAATTAGGTCAACCAGCAACAACTTTATCTGGAGGAGAGGCTCAAAGAATAAAGCTAGCTAGTGAACTTTCAAAAGTTTCTAAAGGTAAAACTGTTTATATTTTGGATGAACCAACGACAGGATTACATTTTGAAGATATAAGAAAATTGTTAGAGGTTATAAATAGATTAGTTGAAAGAGGAAATACAGTTATAATTATTGAGCATAATTTAGATATTATAAAAAATGCTGACTACATAATAGATATCGGACCAGAAGGTGGAGATGGTGGTGGAAAAGTTATTTTAACTGGAACACCAGAAAAAATAGCTTCATCTAAAAAAGGATATACAGGGAAATATTTGAAAAAAATTTTAAAAAAATAGGGAGAAAAAGATGTTTGAATATTTAAATGGAGTAATCAAGGTAAAAAAACCAGAGTATTTAGCTATAGATGTAAATGGAGTGGGATATAGAGTTTATATAACATTAAAAACATATGACCAAGTTCAGATTGGAGAGAAAAAAGAACTGTTTATTTATAATGTAATCAAAGAGGATGCCTTTAAATTAGTTGGATTTTTACAAGAAAGAGAAAGAGTACTTTTTGAAATGCTTATAGGAATAAGTGGGATAGGACTATCTTTAGCACTGTCTATAATGTCAACTTTCTCAATAGATAATTTAAGAGAGATAGTTTTAAATGAAGATTTTAAAACTTTAAAAAGAGTTCCTAAATTGGGAGAAAAAAAATCAAAACAAATAATAATTGATTTGAATAATAAAATTAAGACTTTAAACCTGATGTCAATGGAAGATCCATCTGGAGAAAATTTAAATAATTTAATTGAAGATGAACTGTATCTAGCACTAGATTCTTTAGGGTATAGTAAAAAGGAAATAGATAGTTTAATAAGTAAAGACGAATTAAAGGCATTTAAAAGTATCGAAGAAGCAATTAAAGGAGTTTTAAAGAAAATTCAATTAAGGGGATGATTCTATGAGAAAAATATATGTTCTAGACACCAATGTTTTAATACATGATCACCGAAGTATCTATAGTTTTGAAGATAATGAAGTAGTTGTTCCAATCTTTGTAATAGAAGAGATTGATAAATTGAAAAGAAATACGACTACGGCTATTCAAGCAAGATTAGCTGCTAGAGAGTTGGATGAAATTAGAAAAAAAGGTTGTATAGCAAAAGGTGTGGAGCTAGAAAAAGGAATATTTTTTAGAGTAGATATTGGAAATTATTCAGATTTATTACCACTTCCATTAAAAAGTGATTCTGTTGATAATATGGTAATATCAACAACAATAGGAATAAAGAAAAAGAATCCAGAAATGA harbors:
- a CDS encoding YifB family Mg chelatase-like AAA ATPase, yielding MLVKILSSSYLGIEPFLVEVEVDVVNGLPIFNIVGLGDATISESRDRIRSAIKNMGYMLEPRRLIVNLTPANVKKSGSHFDLPIALGIMLGMKFISDYRGILSEYLVMGELSLTGEVRRAEGVISGVLMAKSQGFKGVIIPESNFEEASIIKGIHIVPVKNIRDAVNFIELGEIRSRRVANCLKEQKVLIDMWDVKGQSTAKRALEISAAGGHNIIMVGAPGSGKSMLAKRLITILPPMSEKEIIETTKIYSVSGELDEKNPIIVNRPFRDPHHTSTATSIIGGGRIPKPGEISLSNNGVLFLDEFTEFDRVVTESLREPLEEKRISITRSLGKMEFPAKMIFVAACNPCPCGNGFDEDLCTCTPFDIRRYAKKLSGPIIDRIDLYIEIYRLNENEILKDSRGDRSELIRERVLEARIIQNDRFGQEKLNADMLNQDIEKYCILDKECEKIIRGAIRSLNLSMRTYHKILKVARTIADLSGSKNIEKPHLMEAITYRKN
- a CDS encoding ferritin family protein, which translates into the protein MAKVKCTVCGEVFEEALGACPLCKVGLDKCVAYDETAGRVWATEHKVGEGLACNDEEIIEGLRANFTGECMEVGMYLAMARVADREGYPEVAEAYTRIAFEEAGHAARFAELLGEVVTDSTEENLKRRVEAEYGATSGKFDIAKRAKQLGLDAIHDTVHEMAKDEARHGRAFLGLLERHFQK
- the cobU gene encoding bifunctional adenosylcobinamide kinase/adenosylcobinamide-phosphate guanylyltransferase, which encodes MGKIIYVTGGARSGKSSYAEELIFDSKKERIYIATSIAFDGEMKERVRLHKLQRGEEWVTIEAYKGITKYLEAYKNKEMIILLDCLTNLVSNNMILEVERDWDNISQEELSEIEKEIEVQVIRILEFIKESKLDMVVVSNEIGMGVVPPYALGRYFRDICGRMNQLVAKKSDEAHLVVSGLKIKLK
- the cobS gene encoding adenosylcobinamide-GDP ribazoletransferase; the protein is MKGLALLFKFMTRLPFPGGNNFDSKELGKGMKWFPVVGMVIGVINLIVATVLEGFIPSPLLMSIILVTLDVIMTGGLHLDGLADTFDGIFSYRSKQKMLEIMKDSRVGTNGVLVLILYFIFKIAFLMETSELFGVSQGVIMLIVPVLSRINSVVNCTFEPYARASGMGKTFVDNTDGMGLGISYLTVTAFLYLVSIYFNLPFVSLFIILNIMTATGFFFGKLITKKIGGITGDTLGALLELSSVLSLVLMYVML
- a CDS encoding histidine phosphatase family protein gives rise to the protein MGKIILVRHGETELNTAGIFFGVMDPELTEKGIEQAKRAKKILEDLEYHKIYTSDLKRAKETAEIINYKNIDMVLTEDLREINFGIFEGYKYEELLEKYPIEVKKSQEDWKNYNYETGESVLQLQKRAINFIEKELDLYKNTVLVTHWGVINTILSYYFSDGLDAYWKFSVKNGGIVIIEFSDGYPILKGFNIGG
- the cobT gene encoding nicotinate-nucleotide--dimethylbenzimidazole phosphoribosyltransferase, with the translated sequence MKKLKEIKEIQKNIQGVDEEAKRICKQILDSRMKPEKSLGVLEDLSMKVAGITGKPLNELKRGCHFIASADNGVIEEGVSSCPLEYTRIVSEAMLSSFAAIGILCKNLDIPLNLIDVGIKGDILRSYENLYIKKVAYGTKNFVNEPAMSEEEVRKAINIGIEMIRTKKEFDFYSNGEMGIANTTTSSAILYALTKEDIDKVVGIGAGLSDEGFAKKKKVIAEACQKYDLFNKEPLEVLRTVGGLDIACMVGLYFGAAMERKPMLIDGFISAVAALVATRIEPKVKDYIIGTHMSEEPGMKVVMKALDLNTFLNMEMRLGEGTGAVLAHPILKAAVEIPKIMKTRDEVYKIFQ
- the radC gene encoding DNA repair protein RadC, with the protein product MENNQMQGHRKRLREKYLKIGYKGFADYEILELILTYSIKLRDCKSIAKDLLSRFKTIEKVLKAEINDLQKVDGIGKETAIYLKVLGDVTLNQFYKNIHKMDIVSLKGKNELINYLKGDVGFLKSEEFKVVYLSSDNKIVCDEILFKGTIDRSVVYPRKIMERAIDNRAKGIIFAHNHPSGNLTPSKKDIELTLEMQEILEKVDIKLLDHIIVSEDSYFSFYENGLIEYF
- the uvrA gene encoding excinuclease ABC subunit UvrA is translated as MLDKIIIKGAREHNLKNFDVEIPKYKFVVVTGVSGSGKSSLAFDTIYSEGQRRYVESLSAYARQFIGQMKKPEVDSIEGLAPAISIEQKTTNKNPRSTVGTVTEIYDYMRLLFAHIGEAHCPICGKVVERQSVDEIVENIYEKFKNEDKLMIMSPVVKDKKGTHKNLFLNLVKKGFVRARVNGEILYLEEEINLDKNKKHNIEVVVDRIVVDKEDEEFKSRLTQSIEQAIELSEGKVIINSGKDEYIYSENFSCPDHEDISIPDLTPRLFSFNAPFGACPECKGIGKKLEIDESRLIEDENLSILKGGIYVPGAASAKKGYAWTIFESMANKYNIDLEKPVKDLSKDEIDIIFYGTNGEKFRVDYDSKEFSFHGEKDYEGIVKNLERRYNESFSESTREEIENRFMIDRICKVCNGKRLKPEVLAVTVYNKNIIEITEMSIKESLLFFENIQLTEKEKQIASEILKEIKERISFMINVGLDYLSLSRETKTLSGGESQRIRLATQIGSGLTGVLYVLDEPSIGLHQRDNDKLLLTLNRLKDLGNTLIVVEHDEDTMHQADYILDMGPGAGSFGGEIVAEGTPDEIMDNPNSMTGRYLKGEIEIPVPKMRREPQGYISLKGAKGNNLKNIDVEIPLGILTVVTGVSGSGKSTLINQTLYPILFNKLNKGKLYPLEYKTIEGVEQLDKVIDIDQSPIGRTPRSNPATYTKVFDDIRDIFSQTKDAKSRGYSKGRFSFNVKGGRCEACQGAGIIKIEMNFLPDVYVECEVCRGKRYNRETLEVYYKGKNISDVLDMSVGEAYDFFKTIPSLERKLKVLVDVGLDYIKLGQPATTLSGGEAQRIKLASELSKVSKGKTVYILDEPTTGLHFEDIRKLLEVINRLVERGNTVIIIEHNLDIIKNADYIIDIGPEGGDGGGKVILTGTPEKIASSKKGYTGKYLKKILKK
- the ruvA gene encoding Holliday junction branch migration protein RuvA: MFEYLNGVIKVKKPEYLAIDVNGVGYRVYITLKTYDQVQIGEKKELFIYNVIKEDAFKLVGFLQERERVLFEMLIGISGIGLSLALSIMSTFSIDNLREIVLNEDFKTLKRVPKLGEKKSKQIIIDLNNKIKTLNLMSMEDPSGENLNNLIEDELYLALDSLGYSKKEIDSLISKDELKAFKSIEEAIKGVLKKIQLRG